The genomic stretch AGTAATCTGACAAGTATTAATAACTTTTTATAAGGAGATCACAATGGTAACAATCAGTATAGATGGCGACAACCTTATGGTAGTAGTAAATGGTATTGGCAAAGTGCTAGCCCTGCGCAGTGAGCTAACAGTGCCACTTAAGCATGTGGTAGGCGCAAAGGCCGACCCACAAGCCGCCTCTCTACCAAAAGGCCTCAAAGGCCCAGGCACACGAGTACCAGGGCTTATATACGCCGGCACCTTTCATAGAGATGGTGAGAAAGTTTTTTGGGATGTGCGCAACTCTGATAATGCAATTGTAATTGATCTAAAAGATGAAGACTTCAAGCAGCTAGTGGTAGAGGTCAAAGACCCAAAAGAAAGCGTTGAGCTCATAAACAGCCATATTGGCTAAAACCACTTGACCCATAAAACCTTATTTGTTATATTTAAACTATCACCAAGACCAGGCAGGCCTAAGGTTTCGACCGACCGCTACTCCTGGTCATTTTAGTTCTAGCTTATCTCGTAGCTTGCTGATTTTAATTATCTTTTTGGAATACTTTCCAAGAAGTTTTGAAAACCTATCACTTGGCACTAATAAATTGAGTAATTTGCCGCGAGTATCCAAGAACTCTATCAGGCAGCTGAAATCGCCATCGCCTGTTATTATTATTGCCTTGTCGTAATTATTGTATTCTATCGCCGAGGCATGCAATACTAGCTCGGCGTCAACATTACCCTTAACGATCTCTTTGCCGTTTTCCATATACCCAACTGTCGGCTTATACACCAGGATAAAGCCTGCGTTCTCGAGTTCGTCGTAAAGATCTTGGTTATCAGACACCAGCCCTATA from Patescibacteria group bacterium encodes the following:
- a CDS encoding NYN domain-containing protein is translated as MFRKNNAKNNNFAFIDSQNLNLGIRSQGWKLDHRRLRLYLKHKYNVSKAFIFIGLVSDNQDLYDELENAGFILVYKPTVGYMENGKEIVKGNVDAELVLHASAIEYNNYDKAIIITGDGDFSCLIEFLDTRGKLLNLLVPSDRFSKLLGKYSKKIIKISKLRDKLELK